In Falco cherrug isolate bFalChe1 chromosome 19, bFalChe1.pri, whole genome shotgun sequence, the genomic stretch GTCCCAGATCCCTCCTCCCCTGGAACTGCAATAAAAGCTCTGTTGCATCACAATGTCGACCcatgatgctttttcttcaccctTCCTTCCGCCTTCCCACTTCCCCCAGACCTCGTGGCACGTGGGCTGCTTGAATCTCCCACGGTAATGCCCTGGACCGTTTGGGCAGTTTGCTCCGGGTGCTACAGCTGAGGATGACAGTCCCACCTGGGTCTTGTGCAGCACATTGCACTGAgcttcctctgctctcccaccGGCCGTAAGCACAGCACGTTCCCAGAGCTCCCTTTGAATACGTGCAAGTGCCACAGGTGACTGGCAGAAGCTCTTCCCAATGCTCTGCAAAACCAGCACGCCAGGCCTTACCTCCTTTCATTGGCTTGTTGTTGGTCACCTCTGGAGGTCCAGGGAAGTGGAGGCACAAACACTGCATGGACGGGGCTGCTGCCCGATGCTGACCATGCGCCTGTGCCCAGCTAGAGGTGAGGGCACTGGCATGAGGGAAGACACACACAGCAACTTTTCCCAAGTTTCTCCTCAGAGCCATGAAGAGGCCGCGAGCATGCAGTCACGTGAAGCATAAAGCTCTTTGTGGAGGAGGTtgggctgcctgccttcctgagGTCCCTCTCTGCCCCAGCTGTCTCCTCATGGTGTGATCCCTGCACTGCAAGGTGCTCTTGGGCAGAGACGGTTCTGGCCACAGCCATTGTGGAGGGCAGTGGGACACCTCTTGGGTCCCTGATGCTGACCTCCAAGAAAGATGTGTCATCCGCAATTGTCAACACAGGGGATGggaaagaaggcagcaaaatggcatttttttcttttttcccaggcaTTCTTTTTTCTCACTGCCTGGAGAGAAGCTCGCACATCTCATCTTGCCTTTGAGGATTTGTCTGCACGTGCACGTCCTCCCATGTGGCAAGGTCAGCCTGCACTGAGTCTCAGCCATCTGCCCATTCCTGGCTGAGGAGGTGTCCCCTGTGTGTCTGCTGAGGGAACAGTGCTGGGAGTGGGGTTTGGTGACCCCGTTTACAGCGGCTGAGGCTGggggctttggcgggctgtggcaGCGTGGGCTGCTTTGTGGGCTCATGTGTGAGGACGAGCAGGGATGGGCCAGCAAATTTGTAGCACAACAGGGGGTGGTGGGAAGCTCTGCTGTCATTCCTGGGCACAGCGTATCCACAGGTAGCAGGTGGGTGACACAGGGAATCCCGAGAAGAGCTTCTACTCCACCAGTGGTGGCAAGGTGAGGCCAACATGGGTCCAACCAGCAGTGgaagatggaggaaaaataagaaaaggaggtggtggaggtttgcagtgctgcagagtaCAGGAGCCCAAAGtgtggagaagagagggagggcagagagggagaagcTGTTGTTGAACAAGACACGTACGGCCCCGGCTGCAGGTGACCATCTGGCAGAGGGACATGCTGCCAAGGGCCGGCAGGAGGAAGCGAGGCAGCTCCCGCAGGTCACCCTGCAGAGGCCCTGGGTGGCAGCTGGCTAGGACAGCCCGGGGAgccaaggctgctgctgggagcgTTGCCTACAGAGGAAGGTTGAAGAAAACAACCATGGGACAACACTGCGATGCAACAGAGATTTTATTGCAGTCCCAGGGGAGCGGGGAGTTGGGACAAGAGCAAAGCACTGGTGGGGGCTTTCCCCTGTCTCCTGGCAGTGGGCAGAGCAGCAACGAGCATCAGCCGTGCCACAGGAGCAGGCACCCAGCATGATGCTGCGTTGTCCAAGAGCAGCAAGTCTTGAAGGGATGCTCAAGCAGGGCAGCAAGAAAGGCAGAGTGGGCCCCACACATGCACGAGGCATCCAAGCTCTGGggcccagctgtgccaaagCAATGTCCTTCCTTCAGGTGTTGTGTTGGGATGTGCCATGGTCTTTTCAGGTCCTCGTCTTCTTCTGTGGCCGGGTCAAGTGTTGTGGAGCTTAGCAGGGTCCACAGTTGCCATTGAGGTACCTGTGGCCTCGGCGCCAGCCACCATATCCACAACCGCCAAATCCTCCATAGCCCCCATAACCTCCATAGCCCCCACAGCTCCCATAGCCTCCATAGCCCCCGTAGCCCCAAAGGCCTCCATAGCCCCCATAGCCTCCATAGCCCCCGTAGCCTCCATAGCCTCCATAGCCTCCAAAACCACCACGGCCTCCAAAAGTGCCGCCGTAGCCTCCGCCAACACCGGGAGCTCCCGCTGAGCCAACAACACTCTGctgcgggaaggagctgaggatgggccCGGGGAAGGTGATCACCGAGGGTGGCGGCTGGATCACCACCGTGGAGTCAGGGCACTGCCGCacgcagggctcgttgcaggTGTCagccagcggggccggggcggccacCCCACAGGAGGTGTTGCACAGGCTGGTGCAGGACATCCTTGTGTTCAGCAGGTGATGCTGCAAGAAAGGACAGAGCTCCGGGTCAGTGTCAGGCCCAATCCCGAAACCCTCCTGTCTCTCTCACACTTGGAACCTGTGTCCCAGGACAGGCTCTGGATCCTCTCCGGCAGTCACAGCAAGAAGAGGCTCCACAGTTCAAATGCTGGTATAAACCAGTGTTTGCCATGGTGCGCCCTGGGCCTGGCTTGAccaaagggaacagaaaatcTCCCTCAAccaaagcaaatggaaaataaacatctCCCAAAGGATTTGAGTCTCTTGGTGTACTCAGAGCTTTGTACCCACAAGGTTAAATTCCCATCCTTTCCATAGCTCTGAAACAGCACGATCCCATCCTTACTATGCCCGATGAAAGCGTGGTGGAGCCCCAAGCAAACGATGCCTCAGGAAAGCCACTGctgaggaaggacagagggaggTAAGACTTGCACTTACCACAGTGATCAGAGAGGCAAGTGGGAGAAGATGGATAGCCAGCTGTGAAGCCCTCAGCTCTTATATACATGTCGCCGACTGACTGAGGAATCGCCCAAGGCGTGGTGGTAATAACCCCATGTAATCATGAGATCAAGCGGACAAAATTCATGACATAAATAGCGATATGAGATAATTAAGTGCCTCCTCATTGGGGACACCGGAACACAAATGTGCCCCGGAGAAAAAAGAGGTAATGGGAGGGACAGGACATGACACATCATTACATCAAAGACAAGGCGTTACTGTAGCTGAACTCGCGGCACCAATAAACCCCAATCTGTCCCTAATCCTTCACTTTGCTTGCACAGAAGAATTCTGGGCATCTTGCAGAAGATTGCTGTTCCCAACCACGCCacactcagcacagcagagccaggcgCCCATGGCCGGCAGTGCCCAGCgtgcctctgcctgtgcctgtgggGAGCACGGCCACgtgcagcctggctctgggtGGGCGCTCGGCCAGcctctcctggcacagccctCGATGTCCCGCTGAGTAATTGAGCTCCTCCAGAGAGGGCTTGGCGAGAACCGTGCTCACAGGCATGAGGCTGAAGGAGCTGACACTGACATGGTCCCTTTGATGCCCTTCTTCTCCTCCGTATATGCCCCCCACATTCAGAGGTCTCCATGCTCTATCCTACTGCCATGCCCACTGCATCTCAACCAGCCTCTGTGCGCTTGAGGTTTTGCTATGCGTGGGACCGGTCCCCTCTACTCTTTGCATGGCTGTCAAGTGAATCCAGGACCTTAATACCTCTACAGCCTTAGAGGTGGGCAATTAACAGAGATATCTGTGGACCCCATGACAATGAGATGCTGTTGCTGGCATTCAGAGATGGTGGAAATTTGGAAGTCACTTCAAGCGTGTGGAAGGGCTTCTCCATGTGCCCAGCGTCCCGGTTCCTCTGTTTACCAGTCTGTAAGAGAAAGGTAATGACAGACGTGACTGCTATGCCCAGGATTGCAAAGCACTTCTGCAAGATGCTTATGACTTATCTACACAGGGAGCTTGAGGATTAGGGAGAGATTGAGGCTTATTGTGATGCGAGTTCGGCTACAGCAGCGCGTACTCTTTCATGTAATGATGTCTCACGACAAATCCCTCCCATCACACGTATGCTTTGCAAGGCACATTTGTACACAAATGTCCCTAGCGAGGCGGCATATAACACTCCCAGCATCATTATCTTTACGATGAAGATTGTGTGGTTGACCTCATGATTATGTGGGGTTTCAACCACCAACCCCCGTGGCTACtgccccgggcagcctgggACGTGTATAAAAGAGCTGAGGGCTTCACAGCCCTCTATCCACTCGGCTTTGCTTGACTCTCCTGATCAACAGGGTAAGTCCAGCTCCTGGAAGCCCCTTGGggatctctccctgcctccctccctccctcgaTACAGCCCCTTCCCCGCACCTGTGCCTAATCCCTGGTGTCTTTGCCAGGACTCCTTGCCTGCCTGAAAGATGTCCTGCACCAGCCTGTGCAACACCTCCTGTGGGgtggccgccccggccccgctggctGACAcctgcaacgagccctgcgtGCGGCAGTGCCCTGACTCCACGGTGGTGATCCAGCCGCCACCCTCGGTGATCACCTTCCCCGggcccatcctcagctccttcccgcagCAGAGTGTTGTTGGCTCAGCGGGAGCTCCCGGTGTTGGCGGAGGCTACGGCGGCACTTTTGGAGGCCGTGGTGGTTTTGGAGGCTATGGAGGCTATGGAGGCTACGGGGGCTATGGAGGCTATGGGGGCTATGGAGGCCTTTGGGGCTACGGGGGCTATGGAGGCTATGGGAGCTGTGGGGGCTATGGAGGTTATGGGGGCTATGGAGGATTTGGCGGTTGTGGATATGGGAGCTGGGGCCGAGGCCACAGGTACCTCAATGGCAACTGTGGACCCTGCTAAGCTCCACAACACTTGACCCGGCCACAGAAGAAGACGAGGACCTGAAAAGACCATGGCACATCCCAACACAACACCTGAAGGAAGGACATTGctttggcacagctgggccCCAGAGCTTGGACGCCTTGTGCGTGCTTGTGGCCTTACTCTGCCTTTCTTGCTGCCCTGCTTGAGCATCCCTTCACGTCTTGTTGCACCCTGATGACAGTGACCCGCGCTGG encodes the following:
- the LOC129734279 gene encoding claw keratin-like isoform X2, with protein sequence MSCTSLCNTSCGVAAPAPLADTCNEPCVRQCPDSTVVIQPPPSVITFPGPILSSFPQQSVVGSAGAPGVGGGYGGTFGGRGGFGGYGGYGGYGGYGGYGGYGGLWGYGGYGGYGGFGGCGYGSWGRGHRYLNGNCGPC
- the LOC129734282 gene encoding claw keratin-like isoform X1 yields the protein MSCTSLCNTSCGVAAPAPLADTCNEPCVRQCPDSTVVIQPPPSVITFPGPILSSFPQQSVVGSAGAPGVGGGYGGTFGGRGGFGGYGGYGGYGGYGGYGGYGGLWGYGGYGGYGSCGGYGGYGGYGGFGGCGYGGWRRGHRYLNGNCGPC
- the LOC129734279 gene encoding claw keratin-like isoform X1, with protein sequence MSCTSLCNTSCGVAAPAPLADTCNEPCVRQCPDSTVVIQPPPSVITFPGPILSSFPQQSVVGSAGAPGVGGGYGGTFGGRGGFGGYGGYGGYGGYGGYGGYGGLWGYGGYGGYGSCGGYGGYGGYGGFGGCGYGSWGRGHRYLNGNCGPC
- the LOC129734282 gene encoding claw keratin-like isoform X2; the encoded protein is MSCTSLCNTSCGVAAPAPLADTCNEPCVRQCPDSTVVIQPPPSVITFPGPILSSFPQQSVVGSAGAPGVGGGYGGTFGGRGGFGGYGGYGGYGGYGGYGGYGGLWGYGGYGGYGGFGGCGYGGWRRGHRYLNGNCGPC